Proteins encoded within one genomic window of Chrysemys picta bellii isolate R12L10 chromosome 6, ASM1138683v2, whole genome shotgun sequence:
- the MBLAC2 gene encoding acyl-coenzyme A thioesterase MBLAC2: MSALEWFAHKPLGGGIYWIQERFYESGNRANIWLVRGSERDVVIDTGLGLRSLPDYLHSAGLLGPGAGPGEAEAAGGGRRPLLAVATHVHFDHAGGLHQFDEVAVHSAEAGALLRGDNYETVTWLSDSEVVRPPSPGWSARQFRVQPVQPTHILQEGDVINLGDRQLTVMHMPGHSRGSICLHDRDQKILFSGDVVYDGSMIDWLPYSKISDYVTSCERLIELVDRGLVEKVLPGHFNTFGAERLYRLASNYISKAGVCHKVSTCAMRSIASLALHVTNSRGTS, from the exons ATGTCGGCGCTGGAGTGGTTCGCGCACAAGCCCCTGGGCGGCGGCATCTACTGGATCCAGGAGCGGTTCTACGAGTCCGGCAACCGAGCCAACATCTGGCTGGTGCGGGGCTCGGAGCGCGACGTGGTGATAGACACCGGCCTGGGGCTGCGCAGCCTGCCCGACTACCTCCactcggcagggctgctggggccGGGCGCCGGGCCCGGGGAGGCGGAGGCGgcgggcgggggcaggaggccgCTGCTGGCCGTGGCCACCCATGTACACTTCGATCACGCGGGCGGGCTGCACCAGTTCGACGAGGTGGCGGTGCACAGCGCCGAGGCGGGCGCGCTGCTCCGCGGGGACAACTACGAGACTGTCACCTGGCTGTCGGATAGCGAGGTGGTGCGGCCGCCtagccccggctggagcgcccgGCAGTTCCGAGTGCAGCCCGTGCAGCCCACCCACATCCTACAGGAGG GGGACGTAATCAACCTTGGTGACCGACAACTGACTGTCATGCATATGCCTGGTCATTCAAGAGGAAGTATTTGCTTACACGACAGAGATCAGAAGATATTGTTCAGCGGAGATGTTGTTTATGATGGATCGATGATTGACTGGCTTCCCTACAGCAAGATAAGTGATTATGTCACAAGTTGTGAGCGTCTTATAGAATTAGTGGACAGAGGTCTTGTGGAGAAGGTGCTTCCAGGGCATTTTAACACCTTTGGAGCTGAAAGGCTATATCGTTTAGCTTCCAACTACATTTCAAAAGCTGGAGTTTGTCACAAAGTTTCTACCTGTGCCATGAGGTCCATTGCAAGTTTAGCTCTTCATGTGACAAATTCTAGAGGCACCTCTTAG
- the POLR3G gene encoding DNA-directed RNA polymerase III subunit RPC7 isoform X2: MAGSGKGRGRAAFTFNVEAIGFAKGETLPEVAFKPPPLFPPTDFKPVPLKMGEEEDYMLALKQEFRASMKKMPYFMRKEDENQGIEKYSKKYLQMRKESMEWTPDWRRLPREMKPRKKTKKAGGKTKKAKVATPKSNVDVLKKIEELEKKGDEEKSDEEKEKEKDKEGEEEEEEEAAANEQEEYDEEEHEEVQLPFPALTKQTLFVRGKRLHCFIF; encoded by the exons ATGGCTGGGTCAGGGAAAGGAAGAGGACGTGCTGCATTTACTTTCAACGTCGAGGCTATTGGCTTTGCCAAAGGTGAAACGCTACCTGAAGTAGCATTCAAGCCCCCTCCACTGTTTCCT CCAACGGATTTTAAGCCAGTGCCTCTGAAaatgggagaggaagaggatTATATGTTGGCCTTAAAGCAAGAATTTAGAGCAAGTATGAAAAAAATGCCTTATTTTATGCGAAAAGAAGATGAAAATCAAG GAATTGAAAAATATAGTAAAAAGTACCTGCAGATGAGAAAAGAATCCATGGAATGGACCCCAG ATTGGAGAAGGCTCCCAAGAGAGATGAAGCCAAGGAAAAAGACCAAAAAAG CAGGTGGAAAAACGAAAAAGGCAAAAGTTGCCACACCCAAAAGTAATGTGGATGTGTTGAAAAAAATTGAG GAGTTGGAAAAGAAAGGTGATGAAGAAAAATCTGATgaggaaaaggagaaagaaaaagacaaagagggtgaagaagaagaagaagaagaagcagcagcaaatgaaCAAGAAGAATATGATGAAGAGGAACATGAAGAGGTACAGCTTCCTTTTCCAGCTCTAACAAAACAGACCCTATTTGTTAGAG GAAAACGACTACATTGCTTCATATTTTGA
- the POLR3G gene encoding DNA-directed RNA polymerase III subunit RPC7 isoform X1, giving the protein MAGSGKGRGRAAFTFNVEAIGFAKGETLPEVAFKPPPLFPPTDFKPVPLKMGEEEDYMLALKQEFRASMKKMPYFMRKEDENQGIEKYSKKYLQMRKESMEWTPDWRRLPREMKPRKKTKKAGGKTKKAKVATPKSNVDVLKKIEELEKKGDEEKSDEEKEKEKDKEGEEEEEEEAAANEQEEYDEEEHEEENDYIASYFEDGDDFGAGSDDNMDEATY; this is encoded by the exons ATGGCTGGGTCAGGGAAAGGAAGAGGACGTGCTGCATTTACTTTCAACGTCGAGGCTATTGGCTTTGCCAAAGGTGAAACGCTACCTGAAGTAGCATTCAAGCCCCCTCCACTGTTTCCT CCAACGGATTTTAAGCCAGTGCCTCTGAAaatgggagaggaagaggatTATATGTTGGCCTTAAAGCAAGAATTTAGAGCAAGTATGAAAAAAATGCCTTATTTTATGCGAAAAGAAGATGAAAATCAAG GAATTGAAAAATATAGTAAAAAGTACCTGCAGATGAGAAAAGAATCCATGGAATGGACCCCAG ATTGGAGAAGGCTCCCAAGAGAGATGAAGCCAAGGAAAAAGACCAAAAAAG CAGGTGGAAAAACGAAAAAGGCAAAAGTTGCCACACCCAAAAGTAATGTGGATGTGTTGAAAAAAATTGAG GAGTTGGAAAAGAAAGGTGATGAAGAAAAATCTGATgaggaaaaggagaaagaaaaagacaaagagggtgaagaagaagaagaagaagaagcagcagcaaatgaaCAAGAAGAATATGATGAAGAGGAACATGAAGAG GAAAACGACTACATTGCTTCATATTTTGAAGATGGTGATGACTTTGGTGCTGGCAGTGACGACAATATGGATGAAGCAACCTATTAG